The Bombus pascuorum chromosome 9, iyBomPasc1.1, whole genome shotgun sequence genome has a window encoding:
- the LOC132910324 gene encoding phosphatidylinositol 4-phosphate 5-kinase type-1 gamma-like isoform X16, whose protein sequence is MASGDNVDVIEVVETSFSGPAQATEDHLRPEQYADEDSKSTGDKVTTFESSVNQHGTTGPKTPVGVSRNKSERERKIGHRRVGVGGEITYKKIQTTQIMGSIQLGIQHAVGGLASKPERDLLMQDFMTVETTNFPSEGSNHTPAHHFSEFKFKNYAPIAFRYFRDLFGIQPDDFLMSMCSAPLRELSNPGASGSIFYLTDDDEFIIKTVQHKEGEFLQTLLPGYYMNLNQNPRTLLPKFFGLYCYRCNSKNVRLVAMNNLLPSSVKLHQKYDLKGSTYKRKASKSERSKSSPTYKDLDFMEHHPEGIFLEADTYSALVKTIQRDCRVLESFKIMDYSLLVGLHNLDQAAREKAEQRLSASAEEEVGEVGGESTALTQAEKEREREDRIGASALNRSRSINRQRLVAHSTAMESIQAESEPIDEEDDVPSPGGIPARNARGERLLLFLGIIDILQSYRLKKKLEHTWKSMIHDGDTVSVHRPGFYAQRFQDFMAKTVFKKIPSLDLPEIKGNHRKFRNLVTSYIALKHSPSKRKSITRPLRPLDGDFDSTAVPTTGTSTMHATSPTKAVTPTDAAISTTSTVMSTGSAPIATSTPVNFAAGPVSPPPLTLAAGPGLSHHEPPVTTSAAKVTSYPAVLKGRTAASPPNPNLVPSGKIPPPVPPRGTGQSRTTRSSEEHRGPGTATSTSSMTSSRGGTLPSTCSTPPPPFDDAVRSNDQTLASGGQLQQGAPTTILASSLSSAHSKQNKVVHHVTLTKTYHDAVSISDVHLESSGSGSGSGGRETKSSLSVESGGSSRGGGGLTWTPPAGSAEGSTPTWTEGTPSFTESSSSGDAGCPTTPIRGSQRHDDGGRIVATVEEALASLTTEMKILQQE, encoded by the exons AGCTCGGTAAATCAACATGGCACCACGGGCCCCAAGACCCCTGTGGGGGTGTCGAGGAACAAATcggagcgagagagaaagatcgGCCACAGGAGAGTTGGAGTGGGAGGTGAAATCACGTACAAAAAg ATCCAAACGACACAAATCATGGGCTCCATCCAGCTAGGCATCCAACATGCAGTCGGTGGGTTGGCCAGTAAACCAGAGCGTGATTTACTGATGCAAGATTTCATGACTGTAGAAACGACGAACTTCCCAAGCGAGGGATCCAATCACACTCCAGCTCATCATTTTTCGGAATTTAAGTTCAAAAATTACGCACCTATTGCATTTCGTTACTTTCGGGATCTCTTTGGCATTCAACCGGATGATTTTTTG ATGTCGATGTGTAGCGCTCCGTTACGCGAATTGTCAAACCCCGGCGCTAGTGGAAGTATCTTTTATCTAACAGATGATGACGAGTTCATCATAAAGACTGTACAACACAAAGAAGGAGAATTTTTACAGACGCTTCTTCCAGGATATTATATG aatCTAAATCAAAATCCAAGGACATTATTGCCAAAGTTCTTCGGATTGTATTGCTATCGgtgtaatagtaaaaatgTTAGATTAGTCGCTATGAATAATCTTCTGCCCTCGTCGGTGAAATTGCATCAAAAGTATGACTTGAAAGGATCAACATACAAGAGAAAG GCATCGAAATCAGAAAGATCTAAATCTTCTCCAACATACAAAGATTTAGATTTCATGGAACACCATCCGGAAGGGATCTTTTTGGAGGCAGACACGTATAGTGCCCTAGTTAAAACTATTCAGAGAGATTGTCGGGTGTTGGAAAGCTTTAAAATCATGGATTACTCTTTACTCGTTGGTCTTCATAACCTCGACCAGGCTGCAAGAGAAAAAGCG GAGCAGAGATTATCAGCGAGTGCGGAGGAAGAAGTCGGTGAAGTGGGAGGTGAGAGTACAGCACTTACTCAAGCAGAAAAAGAACGGGAACGAGAGGACAGAATAGGAGCCAGCGCTCTGAACCGATCACGAAGCATAAATCGACAAAGGTTGGTTGCGCACAGTACCGCTATGGAGAGTATTCAGGCTGAAAGCGAGCCGATAGACGAGGAGGACGATGTACC CAGTCCAGGTGGAATTCCTGCTCGTAATGCCCGCGGCGAACGCCTTCTACTTTTCCTTGGTATTATTGACATTTTGCAAAGTTACAGGcttaagaaaaaattagaacATACTTGGAAGTCGATGATACACGATGGT GATACTGTGTCTGTACATCGGCCAGGTTTTTACGCGCAACGTTTCCAAGATTTCATGGCGAAGACAGTATTCAAGAAAATACCATCAC TGGACCTGCCTGAGATTAAGGGGAATCATCGCAAATTCCGTAACCTCGTCACCAGCTACATAG CGTTGAAACATTCCCCATCGAAGAGAAAAAGCATAACCAGGCCTCTCAGGCCCTTGGACGGCGACTTCGATTCAACCG CGGTGCCGACAACCGGAACTTCGACAATGCATGCTACGTCACCCACGAAGGCTG TAACCCCGACAGACGCTGCGATCAGCACGACCAGCACGGTGATGTCAACCGGTTCCGCGCCAATCGCCACCTCCACCCCCGTGAACTTCGCCGCGGGCCCGGTGAGTCCGCCTCCGTTGACCTTGGCCGCCGGTCCAGGCCTTTCTCATCACGAGCCACCGGTGACGACCTCAGCGGCCAAGGTCACGAGCTACCCAGCCGTCCTGAAGGGCAGGACCGCCGCCAGTCCACCGAATCCAAATCTGGTACCCTCCGGCAAGATTCCACCCCCTGTTCCTCCAAGAGGTACCGGTCAATCGAGGACCACGAGGTCCTCTGAGGAGCACCGTGGCCCTGGAACAGCCACCTCCACGTCCTCGATGACATCCAGCCGAG GTGGCACCCTTCCTTCCACTTGTTCCACCCCGCCCCCGCCCTTTGACGATGCAGTGCGCTCAAATGACCAGACCTTGGCTTCTGGTGGTCAACTTCAACAGGGTGCACCGACCACGATCTTAGCGAGCAGTCTAAGCAGTGCTCACTCCAAGCAGAACAAGGTTGTGCACCATGTCACTCTCACAAAGACTTATCACGATGCCGTGAG CATATCCGACGTACACTTGGAAAGCAGCGGTAGCGGAAGCGGAAGCGGCGGGAGGGAAACGAAATCTTCGTTGAGCGTAGAAAGCGGCGGTAGTAGTCGAGGAGGTGGGGGTCTGACCTGGACACCACCCGCTGGCAGCGCCGAGGGCTCTACGCCCACCTGGACAGAGGGCACGCCGTCCTTTACCGAGAGTTCCAGCAGCGGTGACGCAG GTTGTCCGACCACACCGATCAGGGGCAGCCAGCGTCACGATGACGGAGGGAGAATCGTTGCCACCGTCGAGGAGGCGCTAGCCAGTCTTACTACAGAAATG AAGATACTGCAGCAAGAGTGA
- the LOC132910324 gene encoding phosphatidylinositol 4-phosphate 5-kinase type-1 gamma-like isoform X6 yields MASGDNVDVIEVVETSFSGPAQATEDHLRPEQYADEDSKSTGDKVTTFESSVNQHGTTGPKTPVGVSRNKSERERKIGHRRVGVGGEITYKKIQTTQIMGSIQLGIQHAVGGLASKPERDLLMQDFMTVETTNFPSEGSNHTPAHHFSEFKFKNYAPIAFRYFRDLFGIQPDDFLMSMCSAPLRELSNPGASGSIFYLTDDDEFIIKTVQHKEGEFLQTLLPGYYMNLNQNPRTLLPKFFGLYCYRCNSKNVRLVAMNNLLPSSVKLHQKYDLKGSTYKRKASKSERSKSSPTYKDLDFMEHHPEGIFLEADTYSALVKTIQRDCRVLESFKIMDYSLLVGLHNLDQAAREKAEQRLSASAEEEVGEVGGESTALTQAEKEREREDRIGASALNRSRSINRQRLVAHSTAMESIQAESEPIDEEDDVPSPGGIPARNARGERLLLFLGIIDILQSYRLKKKLEHTWKSMIHDGDTVSVHRPGFYAQRFQDFMAKTVFKKIPSLDLPEIKGNHRKFRNLVTSYIALKHSPSKRKSITRPLRPLDGDFDSTAVPTTGTSTMHATSPTKAVTPTDAAISTTSTVMSTGSAPIATSTPVNFAAGPVSPPPLTLAAGPGLSHHEPPVTTSAAKVTSYPAVLKGRTAASPPNPNLVPSGKIPPPVPPRGTGQSRTTRSSEEHRGPGTATSTSSMTSSRGGTLPSTCSTPPPPFDDAVRSNDQTLASGGQLQQGAPTTILASSLSSAHSKQNKVVHHVTLTKTYHDAVSISDVHLESSGSGSGSGGRETKSSLSVESGGSSRGGGGLTWTPPAGSAEGSTPTWTEGTPSFTESSSSGDAGCPTTPIRGSQRHDDGGRIVATVEEALASLTTEMKETNNTRNFVEQRRSLSKYGQVRASFKRASANHVSIMRNMQNVLRVQRREP; encoded by the exons AGCTCGGTAAATCAACATGGCACCACGGGCCCCAAGACCCCTGTGGGGGTGTCGAGGAACAAATcggagcgagagagaaagatcgGCCACAGGAGAGTTGGAGTGGGAGGTGAAATCACGTACAAAAAg ATCCAAACGACACAAATCATGGGCTCCATCCAGCTAGGCATCCAACATGCAGTCGGTGGGTTGGCCAGTAAACCAGAGCGTGATTTACTGATGCAAGATTTCATGACTGTAGAAACGACGAACTTCCCAAGCGAGGGATCCAATCACACTCCAGCTCATCATTTTTCGGAATTTAAGTTCAAAAATTACGCACCTATTGCATTTCGTTACTTTCGGGATCTCTTTGGCATTCAACCGGATGATTTTTTG ATGTCGATGTGTAGCGCTCCGTTACGCGAATTGTCAAACCCCGGCGCTAGTGGAAGTATCTTTTATCTAACAGATGATGACGAGTTCATCATAAAGACTGTACAACACAAAGAAGGAGAATTTTTACAGACGCTTCTTCCAGGATATTATATG aatCTAAATCAAAATCCAAGGACATTATTGCCAAAGTTCTTCGGATTGTATTGCTATCGgtgtaatagtaaaaatgTTAGATTAGTCGCTATGAATAATCTTCTGCCCTCGTCGGTGAAATTGCATCAAAAGTATGACTTGAAAGGATCAACATACAAGAGAAAG GCATCGAAATCAGAAAGATCTAAATCTTCTCCAACATACAAAGATTTAGATTTCATGGAACACCATCCGGAAGGGATCTTTTTGGAGGCAGACACGTATAGTGCCCTAGTTAAAACTATTCAGAGAGATTGTCGGGTGTTGGAAAGCTTTAAAATCATGGATTACTCTTTACTCGTTGGTCTTCATAACCTCGACCAGGCTGCAAGAGAAAAAGCG GAGCAGAGATTATCAGCGAGTGCGGAGGAAGAAGTCGGTGAAGTGGGAGGTGAGAGTACAGCACTTACTCAAGCAGAAAAAGAACGGGAACGAGAGGACAGAATAGGAGCCAGCGCTCTGAACCGATCACGAAGCATAAATCGACAAAGGTTGGTTGCGCACAGTACCGCTATGGAGAGTATTCAGGCTGAAAGCGAGCCGATAGACGAGGAGGACGATGTACC CAGTCCAGGTGGAATTCCTGCTCGTAATGCCCGCGGCGAACGCCTTCTACTTTTCCTTGGTATTATTGACATTTTGCAAAGTTACAGGcttaagaaaaaattagaacATACTTGGAAGTCGATGATACACGATGGT GATACTGTGTCTGTACATCGGCCAGGTTTTTACGCGCAACGTTTCCAAGATTTCATGGCGAAGACAGTATTCAAGAAAATACCATCAC TGGACCTGCCTGAGATTAAGGGGAATCATCGCAAATTCCGTAACCTCGTCACCAGCTACATAG CGTTGAAACATTCCCCATCGAAGAGAAAAAGCATAACCAGGCCTCTCAGGCCCTTGGACGGCGACTTCGATTCAACCG CGGTGCCGACAACCGGAACTTCGACAATGCATGCTACGTCACCCACGAAGGCTG TAACCCCGACAGACGCTGCGATCAGCACGACCAGCACGGTGATGTCAACCGGTTCCGCGCCAATCGCCACCTCCACCCCCGTGAACTTCGCCGCGGGCCCGGTGAGTCCGCCTCCGTTGACCTTGGCCGCCGGTCCAGGCCTTTCTCATCACGAGCCACCGGTGACGACCTCAGCGGCCAAGGTCACGAGCTACCCAGCCGTCCTGAAGGGCAGGACCGCCGCCAGTCCACCGAATCCAAATCTGGTACCCTCCGGCAAGATTCCACCCCCTGTTCCTCCAAGAGGTACCGGTCAATCGAGGACCACGAGGTCCTCTGAGGAGCACCGTGGCCCTGGAACAGCCACCTCCACGTCCTCGATGACATCCAGCCGAG GTGGCACCCTTCCTTCCACTTGTTCCACCCCGCCCCCGCCCTTTGACGATGCAGTGCGCTCAAATGACCAGACCTTGGCTTCTGGTGGTCAACTTCAACAGGGTGCACCGACCACGATCTTAGCGAGCAGTCTAAGCAGTGCTCACTCCAAGCAGAACAAGGTTGTGCACCATGTCACTCTCACAAAGACTTATCACGATGCCGTGAG CATATCCGACGTACACTTGGAAAGCAGCGGTAGCGGAAGCGGAAGCGGCGGGAGGGAAACGAAATCTTCGTTGAGCGTAGAAAGCGGCGGTAGTAGTCGAGGAGGTGGGGGTCTGACCTGGACACCACCCGCTGGCAGCGCCGAGGGCTCTACGCCCACCTGGACAGAGGGCACGCCGTCCTTTACCGAGAGTTCCAGCAGCGGTGACGCAG GTTGTCCGACCACACCGATCAGGGGCAGCCAGCGTCACGATGACGGAGGGAGAATCGTTGCCACCGTCGAGGAGGCGCTAGCCAGTCTTACTACAGAAATG aaagaaacgaacaacACGAGGAATTTCGTGGAACAGAGAAGGTCCCTTTCGAAGTACGGTCAAGTGAGAGCGAGTTTCAAACGTGCCAGCGCGAACCATGTGTCGATCATGAGGAACATGCAAAATGTGTTAAGAGTTCAACGCCGGGAGCCATAA
- the LOC132910324 gene encoding phosphatidylinositol 4-phosphate 5-kinase type-1 gamma-like isoform X7, whose product MASGDNVDVIEVVETSFSGPAQATEDHLRPEQYADEDSKSTGDKVTTFESSVNQHGTTGPKTPVGVSRNKSERERKIGHRRVGVGGEITYKKIQTTQIMGSIQLGIQHAVGGLASKPERDLLMQDFMTVETTNFPSEGSNHTPAHHFSEFKFKNYAPIAFRYFRDLFGIQPDDFLMSMCSAPLRELSNPGASGSIFYLTDDDEFIIKTVQHKEGEFLQTLLPGYYMNLNQNPRTLLPKFFGLYCYRCNSKNVRLVAMNNLLPSSVKLHQKYDLKGSTYKRKASKSERSKSSPTYKDLDFMEHHPEGIFLEADTYSALVKTIQRDCRVLESFKIMDYSLLVGLHNLDQAAREKAEQRLSASAEEEVGEVGGESTALTQAEKEREREDRIGASALNRSRSINRQRLVAHSTAMESIQAESEPIDEEDDVPPGGIPARNARGERLLLFLGIIDILQSYRLKKKLEHTWKSMIHDGDTVSVHRPGFYAQRFQDFMAKTVFKKIPSLDLPEIKGNHRKFRNLVTSYIALKHSPSKRKSITRPLRPLDGDFDSTAVPTTGTSTMHATSPTKAVTPTDAAISTTSTVMSTGSAPIATSTPVNFAAGPVSPPPLTLAAGPGLSHHEPPVTTSAAKVTSYPAVLKGRTAASPPNPNLVPSGKIPPPVPPRGTGQSRTTRSSEEHRGPGTATSTSSMTSSRGGTLPSTCSTPPPPFDDAVRSNDQTLASGGQLQQGAPTTILASSLSSAHSKQNKVVHHVTLTKTYHDAVSISDVHLESSGSGSGSGGRETKSSLSVESGGSSRGGGGLTWTPPAGSAEGSTPTWTEGTPSFTESSSSGDAGCPTTPIRGSQRHDDGGRIVATVEEALASLTTEMKETNNTRNFVEQRRSLSKYGQVRASFKRASANHVSIMRNMQNVLRVQRREP is encoded by the exons AGCTCGGTAAATCAACATGGCACCACGGGCCCCAAGACCCCTGTGGGGGTGTCGAGGAACAAATcggagcgagagagaaagatcgGCCACAGGAGAGTTGGAGTGGGAGGTGAAATCACGTACAAAAAg ATCCAAACGACACAAATCATGGGCTCCATCCAGCTAGGCATCCAACATGCAGTCGGTGGGTTGGCCAGTAAACCAGAGCGTGATTTACTGATGCAAGATTTCATGACTGTAGAAACGACGAACTTCCCAAGCGAGGGATCCAATCACACTCCAGCTCATCATTTTTCGGAATTTAAGTTCAAAAATTACGCACCTATTGCATTTCGTTACTTTCGGGATCTCTTTGGCATTCAACCGGATGATTTTTTG ATGTCGATGTGTAGCGCTCCGTTACGCGAATTGTCAAACCCCGGCGCTAGTGGAAGTATCTTTTATCTAACAGATGATGACGAGTTCATCATAAAGACTGTACAACACAAAGAAGGAGAATTTTTACAGACGCTTCTTCCAGGATATTATATG aatCTAAATCAAAATCCAAGGACATTATTGCCAAAGTTCTTCGGATTGTATTGCTATCGgtgtaatagtaaaaatgTTAGATTAGTCGCTATGAATAATCTTCTGCCCTCGTCGGTGAAATTGCATCAAAAGTATGACTTGAAAGGATCAACATACAAGAGAAAG GCATCGAAATCAGAAAGATCTAAATCTTCTCCAACATACAAAGATTTAGATTTCATGGAACACCATCCGGAAGGGATCTTTTTGGAGGCAGACACGTATAGTGCCCTAGTTAAAACTATTCAGAGAGATTGTCGGGTGTTGGAAAGCTTTAAAATCATGGATTACTCTTTACTCGTTGGTCTTCATAACCTCGACCAGGCTGCAAGAGAAAAAGCG GAGCAGAGATTATCAGCGAGTGCGGAGGAAGAAGTCGGTGAAGTGGGAGGTGAGAGTACAGCACTTACTCAAGCAGAAAAAGAACGGGAACGAGAGGACAGAATAGGAGCCAGCGCTCTGAACCGATCACGAAGCATAAATCGACAAAGGTTGGTTGCGCACAGTACCGCTATGGAGAGTATTCAGGCTGAAAGCGAGCCGATAGACGAGGAGGACGATGTACC TCCAGGTGGAATTCCTGCTCGTAATGCCCGCGGCGAACGCCTTCTACTTTTCCTTGGTATTATTGACATTTTGCAAAGTTACAGGcttaagaaaaaattagaacATACTTGGAAGTCGATGATACACGATGGT GATACTGTGTCTGTACATCGGCCAGGTTTTTACGCGCAACGTTTCCAAGATTTCATGGCGAAGACAGTATTCAAGAAAATACCATCAC TGGACCTGCCTGAGATTAAGGGGAATCATCGCAAATTCCGTAACCTCGTCACCAGCTACATAG CGTTGAAACATTCCCCATCGAAGAGAAAAAGCATAACCAGGCCTCTCAGGCCCTTGGACGGCGACTTCGATTCAACCG CGGTGCCGACAACCGGAACTTCGACAATGCATGCTACGTCACCCACGAAGGCTG TAACCCCGACAGACGCTGCGATCAGCACGACCAGCACGGTGATGTCAACCGGTTCCGCGCCAATCGCCACCTCCACCCCCGTGAACTTCGCCGCGGGCCCGGTGAGTCCGCCTCCGTTGACCTTGGCCGCCGGTCCAGGCCTTTCTCATCACGAGCCACCGGTGACGACCTCAGCGGCCAAGGTCACGAGCTACCCAGCCGTCCTGAAGGGCAGGACCGCCGCCAGTCCACCGAATCCAAATCTGGTACCCTCCGGCAAGATTCCACCCCCTGTTCCTCCAAGAGGTACCGGTCAATCGAGGACCACGAGGTCCTCTGAGGAGCACCGTGGCCCTGGAACAGCCACCTCCACGTCCTCGATGACATCCAGCCGAG GTGGCACCCTTCCTTCCACTTGTTCCACCCCGCCCCCGCCCTTTGACGATGCAGTGCGCTCAAATGACCAGACCTTGGCTTCTGGTGGTCAACTTCAACAGGGTGCACCGACCACGATCTTAGCGAGCAGTCTAAGCAGTGCTCACTCCAAGCAGAACAAGGTTGTGCACCATGTCACTCTCACAAAGACTTATCACGATGCCGTGAG CATATCCGACGTACACTTGGAAAGCAGCGGTAGCGGAAGCGGAAGCGGCGGGAGGGAAACGAAATCTTCGTTGAGCGTAGAAAGCGGCGGTAGTAGTCGAGGAGGTGGGGGTCTGACCTGGACACCACCCGCTGGCAGCGCCGAGGGCTCTACGCCCACCTGGACAGAGGGCACGCCGTCCTTTACCGAGAGTTCCAGCAGCGGTGACGCAG GTTGTCCGACCACACCGATCAGGGGCAGCCAGCGTCACGATGACGGAGGGAGAATCGTTGCCACCGTCGAGGAGGCGCTAGCCAGTCTTACTACAGAAATG aaagaaacgaacaacACGAGGAATTTCGTGGAACAGAGAAGGTCCCTTTCGAAGTACGGTCAAGTGAGAGCGAGTTTCAAACGTGCCAGCGCGAACCATGTGTCGATCATGAGGAACATGCAAAATGTGTTAAGAGTTCAACGCCGGGAGCCATAA
- the LOC132910324 gene encoding phosphatidylinositol 4-phosphate 5-kinase type-1 gamma-like isoform X4, whose protein sequence is MASGDNVDVIEVVETSFSGPAQATEDHLRPEQYADEDSKSTGDKVTTFESSVNQHGTTGPKTPVGVSRNKSERERKIGHRRVGVGGEITYKKIQTTQIMGSIQLGIQHAVGGLASKPERDLLMQDFMTVETTNFPSEGSNHTPAHHFSEFKFKNYAPIAFRYFRDLFGIQPDDFLMSMCSAPLRELSNPGASGSIFYLTDDDEFIIKTVQHKEGEFLQTLLPGYYMNLNQNPRTLLPKFFGLYCYRCNSKNVRLVAMNNLLPSSVKLHQKYDLKGSTYKRKASKSERSKSSPTYKDLDFMEHHPEGIFLEADTYSALVKTIQRDCRVLESFKIMDYSLLVGLHNLDQAAREKAQEQRLSASAEEEVGEVGGESTALTQAEKEREREDRIGASALNRSRSINRQRLVAHSTAMESIQAESEPIDEEDDVPSPGGIPARNARGERLLLFLGIIDILQSYRLKKKLEHTWKSMIHDGDTVSVHRPGFYAQRFQDFMAKTVFKKIPSLDLPEIKGNHRKFRNLVTSYIALKHSPSKRKSITRPLRPLDGDFDSTAVPTTGTSTMHATSPTKAVTPTDAAISTTSTVMSTGSAPIATSTPVNFAAGPVSPPPLTLAAGPGLSHHEPPVTTSAAKVTSYPAVLKGRTAASPPNPNLVPSGKIPPPVPPRGTGQSRTTRSSEEHRGPGTATSTSSMTSSRGGTLPSTCSTPPPPFDDAVRSNDQTLASGGQLQQGAPTTILASSLSSAHSKQNKVVHHVTLTKTYHDAVSISDVHLESSGSGSGSGGRETKSSLSVESGGSSRGGGGLTWTPPAGSAEGSTPTWTEGTPSFTESSSSGDAGCPTTPIRGSQRHDDGGRIVATVEEALASLTTEMKETNNTRNFVEQRRSLSKYGQVRASFKRASANHVSIMRNMQNVLRVQRREP, encoded by the exons AGCTCGGTAAATCAACATGGCACCACGGGCCCCAAGACCCCTGTGGGGGTGTCGAGGAACAAATcggagcgagagagaaagatcgGCCACAGGAGAGTTGGAGTGGGAGGTGAAATCACGTACAAAAAg ATCCAAACGACACAAATCATGGGCTCCATCCAGCTAGGCATCCAACATGCAGTCGGTGGGTTGGCCAGTAAACCAGAGCGTGATTTACTGATGCAAGATTTCATGACTGTAGAAACGACGAACTTCCCAAGCGAGGGATCCAATCACACTCCAGCTCATCATTTTTCGGAATTTAAGTTCAAAAATTACGCACCTATTGCATTTCGTTACTTTCGGGATCTCTTTGGCATTCAACCGGATGATTTTTTG ATGTCGATGTGTAGCGCTCCGTTACGCGAATTGTCAAACCCCGGCGCTAGTGGAAGTATCTTTTATCTAACAGATGATGACGAGTTCATCATAAAGACTGTACAACACAAAGAAGGAGAATTTTTACAGACGCTTCTTCCAGGATATTATATG aatCTAAATCAAAATCCAAGGACATTATTGCCAAAGTTCTTCGGATTGTATTGCTATCGgtgtaatagtaaaaatgTTAGATTAGTCGCTATGAATAATCTTCTGCCCTCGTCGGTGAAATTGCATCAAAAGTATGACTTGAAAGGATCAACATACAAGAGAAAG GCATCGAAATCAGAAAGATCTAAATCTTCTCCAACATACAAAGATTTAGATTTCATGGAACACCATCCGGAAGGGATCTTTTTGGAGGCAGACACGTATAGTGCCCTAGTTAAAACTATTCAGAGAGATTGTCGGGTGTTGGAAAGCTTTAAAATCATGGATTACTCTTTACTCGTTGGTCTTCATAACCTCGACCAGGCTGCAAGAGAAAAAGCG CAGGAGCAGAGATTATCAGCGAGTGCGGAGGAAGAAGTCGGTGAAGTGGGAGGTGAGAGTACAGCACTTACTCAAGCAGAAAAAGAACGGGAACGAGAGGACAGAATAGGAGCCAGCGCTCTGAACCGATCACGAAGCATAAATCGACAAAGGTTGGTTGCGCACAGTACCGCTATGGAGAGTATTCAGGCTGAAAGCGAGCCGATAGACGAGGAGGACGATGTACC CAGTCCAGGTGGAATTCCTGCTCGTAATGCCCGCGGCGAACGCCTTCTACTTTTCCTTGGTATTATTGACATTTTGCAAAGTTACAGGcttaagaaaaaattagaacATACTTGGAAGTCGATGATACACGATGGT GATACTGTGTCTGTACATCGGCCAGGTTTTTACGCGCAACGTTTCCAAGATTTCATGGCGAAGACAGTATTCAAGAAAATACCATCAC TGGACCTGCCTGAGATTAAGGGGAATCATCGCAAATTCCGTAACCTCGTCACCAGCTACATAG CGTTGAAACATTCCCCATCGAAGAGAAAAAGCATAACCAGGCCTCTCAGGCCCTTGGACGGCGACTTCGATTCAACCG CGGTGCCGACAACCGGAACTTCGACAATGCATGCTACGTCACCCACGAAGGCTG TAACCCCGACAGACGCTGCGATCAGCACGACCAGCACGGTGATGTCAACCGGTTCCGCGCCAATCGCCACCTCCACCCCCGTGAACTTCGCCGCGGGCCCGGTGAGTCCGCCTCCGTTGACCTTGGCCGCCGGTCCAGGCCTTTCTCATCACGAGCCACCGGTGACGACCTCAGCGGCCAAGGTCACGAGCTACCCAGCCGTCCTGAAGGGCAGGACCGCCGCCAGTCCACCGAATCCAAATCTGGTACCCTCCGGCAAGATTCCACCCCCTGTTCCTCCAAGAGGTACCGGTCAATCGAGGACCACGAGGTCCTCTGAGGAGCACCGTGGCCCTGGAACAGCCACCTCCACGTCCTCGATGACATCCAGCCGAG GTGGCACCCTTCCTTCCACTTGTTCCACCCCGCCCCCGCCCTTTGACGATGCAGTGCGCTCAAATGACCAGACCTTGGCTTCTGGTGGTCAACTTCAACAGGGTGCACCGACCACGATCTTAGCGAGCAGTCTAAGCAGTGCTCACTCCAAGCAGAACAAGGTTGTGCACCATGTCACTCTCACAAAGACTTATCACGATGCCGTGAG CATATCCGACGTACACTTGGAAAGCAGCGGTAGCGGAAGCGGAAGCGGCGGGAGGGAAACGAAATCTTCGTTGAGCGTAGAAAGCGGCGGTAGTAGTCGAGGAGGTGGGGGTCTGACCTGGACACCACCCGCTGGCAGCGCCGAGGGCTCTACGCCCACCTGGACAGAGGGCACGCCGTCCTTTACCGAGAGTTCCAGCAGCGGTGACGCAG GTTGTCCGACCACACCGATCAGGGGCAGCCAGCGTCACGATGACGGAGGGAGAATCGTTGCCACCGTCGAGGAGGCGCTAGCCAGTCTTACTACAGAAATG aaagaaacgaacaacACGAGGAATTTCGTGGAACAGAGAAGGTCCCTTTCGAAGTACGGTCAAGTGAGAGCGAGTTTCAAACGTGCCAGCGCGAACCATGTGTCGATCATGAGGAACATGCAAAATGTGTTAAGAGTTCAACGCCGGGAGCCATAA